Proteins found in one Amycolatopsis aidingensis genomic segment:
- a CDS encoding acyl-CoA dehydrogenase family protein codes for MGNSAVSAPAAPDPGDFLGLDASLNADEQDIRDAVREFGRAELEPRVAEWYESGTLPARELAAAFGKLGLLGMHLDGYGCAGTSAVAYGIACRELEAVDSGLRSFVSVQGSLAMYAIHRWGSEEQRQEWLPRMASGEALGCFGLTEPDAGSDPGSMRTRARRDGSDWVLDGTKMWITNGTVADVAVVWARTEEGVRGFVVPTDTPGFTANEVRHKLSLRASLTAELVLEGVRLPAEAAFPEVRGLRGPLSCLNEARYGILFGVVGAARACYTSALEYTLSREQFGKPLAGFQLTQRKLADLVVEVNRAGLVALQLGRLKDADRLHHNQVSFGKLANVRSAIEVARTARTLLGANGISLEYPVMRHLTNLETVLTYEGTEEMHALTLGQAVTGIPAFR; via the coding sequence ATGGGTAACAGCGCAGTATCGGCGCCCGCCGCGCCCGATCCCGGTGACTTTCTCGGTCTCGACGCCTCGCTGAACGCGGACGAGCAGGACATCCGCGATGCCGTTCGGGAATTCGGCCGTGCGGAGCTTGAGCCGAGGGTCGCCGAATGGTACGAGTCGGGCACCCTGCCCGCCCGCGAGCTGGCCGCCGCGTTCGGCAAGCTCGGCCTGCTCGGCATGCACCTCGACGGCTACGGCTGTGCGGGCACCTCGGCGGTGGCCTACGGCATCGCCTGCCGGGAGCTGGAGGCGGTGGACTCCGGGCTGCGCAGTTTCGTGTCGGTGCAGGGCTCGCTGGCGATGTACGCGATTCACCGGTGGGGCAGCGAGGAGCAGCGGCAGGAGTGGCTGCCGAGGATGGCCTCCGGGGAGGCGCTTGGCTGCTTCGGGCTGACCGAGCCGGATGCGGGCAGCGACCCGGGCTCGATGCGCACCAGGGCCCGCCGGGACGGCTCGGACTGGGTGCTGGACGGCACCAAGATGTGGATCACCAACGGCACCGTCGCCGATGTGGCCGTGGTGTGGGCGCGGACCGAGGAGGGCGTGCGCGGGTTCGTGGTGCCCACCGACACGCCCGGGTTCACCGCCAACGAGGTGCGGCACAAGCTGTCCCTGCGGGCCTCGCTGACCGCCGAGCTGGTGCTGGAGGGGGTACGGCTGCCTGCCGAGGCCGCCTTCCCCGAGGTGCGGGGCCTGCGCGGGCCGCTGAGCTGCCTGAACGAGGCGCGTTACGGGATCCTGTTCGGCGTGGTCGGCGCCGCGCGGGCCTGCTACACCTCGGCGCTGGAGTACACCCTGTCCAGGGAGCAGTTCGGCAAGCCGCTCGCCGGGTTCCAGCTCACCCAGCGCAAGCTGGCCGACCTGGTCGTGGAGGTGAACCGGGCGGGGCTGGTCGCGTTGCAGCTTGGGCGGCTGAAGGACGCCGACCGGTTGCACCACAACCAGGTCAGCTTCGGCAAACTGGCCAACGTGCGCAGCGCGATCGAGGTGGCCCGTACGGCCCGTACCCTGCTCGGCGCGAACGGGATCTCCCTGGAGTATCCGGTGATGCGGCACCTGACCAACCTGGAGACGGTGCTCACCTACGAGGGCACCGAGGAGATGCACGCGCTCACCCTCGGTCAGGCGGTCACCGGAATCCCAGCGTTCCGGTAA
- a CDS encoding 2-keto-4-pentenoate hydratase gives MEPTAVREVAGKLLTAYQTGTPIEPVITEYPEATIADAYRIQQEQVRAWTREGDVVTGHKVGLSSAAMQQQMGVDQPDYGHLLAGMFHLEHQPIRTAGFLQPRIEPEIAFVLGRPLAGPGVTVADAVRAVDFVLPALEIVDSRIRDWRISIVDTIADNASSGGVVLGSKPTPLTAVDLRLAGCTLHSGGELVATGAGAAVLGSPVNALVWLANTVGPLGVELEPGHVVLPGSMTRAIPVRPGDAVVASIAELGSVTAVFEGEFQGDGR, from the coding sequence ATGGAGCCCACTGCCGTGCGCGAGGTCGCGGGGAAACTGCTGACCGCCTACCAGACCGGCACCCCGATCGAGCCGGTGATCACCGAGTACCCGGAGGCGACGATCGCCGACGCCTACCGCATCCAGCAGGAGCAGGTGCGGGCCTGGACCCGGGAAGGGGACGTGGTGACCGGCCACAAGGTCGGGCTTTCCTCCGCCGCGATGCAGCAGCAGATGGGCGTGGACCAGCCGGACTACGGGCACCTGCTGGCCGGGATGTTCCACCTGGAGCACCAGCCGATCCGCACCGCCGGCTTTCTGCAACCGCGAATCGAACCGGAGATCGCATTCGTACTCGGCCGCCCGCTGGCCGGTCCGGGAGTCACGGTGGCCGATGCCGTGCGCGCGGTCGATTTCGTGCTGCCCGCGCTCGAGATCGTGGACTCCAGAATCCGGGACTGGCGCATCTCCATCGTGGACACCATCGCGGACAACGCCTCTTCCGGTGGCGTGGTACTCGGCAGCAAACCGACCCCACTGACCGCGGTGGACCTGCGGCTCGCCGGGTGCACCCTGCACTCAGGGGGCGAACTGGTGGCCACCGGCGCGGGCGCGGCCGTGCTCGGCTCACCGGTGAACGCGCTGGTGTGGCTGGCGAACACGGTCGGACCGCTCGGGGTCGAGCTGGAGCCAGGCCACGTCGTGCTGCCGGGGTCGATGACCAGGGCCATCCCGGTACGGCCCGGCGACGCCGTGGTCGCCTCGATCGCGGAGCTGGGCAGCGTCACCGCGGTGTTCGAGGGCGAGTTCCAGGGGGATGGCCGGTAA